Proteins from one Rosa chinensis cultivar Old Blush chromosome 7, RchiOBHm-V2, whole genome shotgun sequence genomic window:
- the LOC112176301 gene encoding putative 12-oxophytodienoate reductase 11 isoform X10, whose amino-acid sequence MANQAPTLPLLTPYKMGKFDLSHRVVLAPMTRQRSYGNVPQPHAILYYSQRTSKGGLLIAEATGVSDTAQGYPDTPGIWTKEQVEAWKPIVNAVHAKGGIFFCQIWHVGRVSNTGFDGVEIHGAQGYLIDQFLKDQVNDRTDQYGGSLEKRCRFALDIVEAVVNEIGADKVGIRLSPFESGDSNPKELGLYLVNSLNKYGILYCHMFEPGMKTVGEKIECPHSLVPMRKAFNGTFIAGGGFDREDGNNAVAESSADLIAFGRWFLANPDLPKRFELNAPLNKYNIDTFCISDPVLGYTDYPFLDSTT is encoded by the exons ATGGCTAACCAAGCTCCCACACTTCCTCTTCTTACTCCTTACAAAATGGGAAAGTTTGATCTTTCTCACAG AGTTGTTTTAGCACCAATGACTAGACAGAGATCATATGGAAATGTTCCCCAGCCACATGCCATCTTATATTACTCTCAGAGAACATCTAAAGGAGGTCTTCTCATAGCTGAAGCCACTGGAGTTTCTGACACAGCACAAGG GTATCCAGATACTCCTGGTATATGGACAAAGGAGCAAGTTGAAGCATGGAAACCCATTGTCAATGCTGTACATGCTAAAGGGGGTATCTTCTTCTGTCAGATTTGGCATGTGGGGAGGGTTTCAAATACTG GCTTTGATGGGGTTGAAATTCATGGCGCCCAAGGCTACCTTATCGATCAATTTTTAAAAGATCAAGTAAATGATCGAACAGACCAATATGGTGGATCTCTAGAAAAACGTTGCCGATTTGCACTAGACATTGTTGAAGCTGTTGTCAACGAGATAGGAGCAGATAAAGTTGGAATTAGATTATCTCCATTTGAATCCGGAGATTCTAATCCAAAGGAATTGGGACTCTATCTAGTCAATTCCTTGAACAAATATGGAATCCTGTACTGCCACATGTTTGAGCCAGGAATGAAGACAGTTGGGGAAAAAATTGAATGTCCCCACAGTCTTGTACCCATGAGAAAGGCTTTTAATGGTACCTTCATTGCTGGTGGTGGTTTTGACAGGGAAGATGGGAACAATGCTGTGGCTGAGAGCAGTGCAGATCTTATTGCTTTTGGTCGTTGGTTCTTGGCTAATCCAGATTTGCCAAAGAGATTTGAGCTTAATGCTCCTCTAAATAAGTACAACATAGATACATTCTGCATATCTGATCCGGTTCTTGGTTACACTGATTATCCATTTCTTGACAGCACTACTTGA
- the LOC112176301 gene encoding 12-oxophytodienoate reductase 2 isoform X6 encodes MANQAPTLPLLTPYKMGKFDLSHRVVLAPMTRQRSYGNVPQPHAILYYSQRTSKGGLLIAEATGVSDTAQGYPDTPGIWTKEQVEAWKPIVNAVHAKGGIFFCQIWHVGRVSNTGFQPNGQAPISSTDKPITPQANGVDVAQFTPPRRLRTDEIPQIVNDFRLAARNAMEAGFDGVEIHGAQGYLIDQFLKDQVNDRTDQYGGSLEKRCRFALDIVEAVVNEIGADKVGIRLSPFESGDSNPKELGLYLVNSLNKYGILYCHMFEPGMKTVGEKIECPHSLVPMRKAFNGTFIAGGGFDREDGNNAVAESSADLIAFGRWFLANPDLPKRFELNAPLNKYNIDTFCISDPVLGYTDYPFLDSTT; translated from the exons ATGGCTAACCAAGCTCCCACACTTCCTCTTCTTACTCCTTACAAAATGGGAAAGTTTGATCTTTCTCACAG AGTTGTTTTAGCACCAATGACTAGACAGAGATCATATGGAAATGTTCCCCAGCCACATGCCATCTTATATTACTCTCAGAGAACATCTAAAGGAGGTCTTCTCATAGCTGAAGCCACTGGAGTTTCTGACACAGCACAAGG GTATCCAGATACTCCTGGTATATGGACAAAGGAGCAAGTTGAAGCATGGAAACCCATTGTCAATGCTGTACATGCTAAAGGGGGTATCTTCTTCTGTCAGATTTGGCATGTGGGGAGGGTTTCAAATACTG gCTTTCAGCCAAATGGGCAAGCTCCAATCTCTTCTACTGACAAGCCCATAACGCCCCAAGCTAATGGCGTTGATGTTGCCCAGTTCACCCCTCCTAGACGATTAAGGACAGATGAAATTCCTCAAATTGTCAATGATTTTAGACTTGCTGCAAGGAATGCTATGGAAGCTG GCTTTGATGGGGTTGAAATTCATGGCGCCCAAGGCTACCTTATCGATCAATTTTTAAAAGATCAAGTAAATGATCGAACAGACCAATATGGTGGATCTCTAGAAAAACGTTGCCGATTTGCACTAGACATTGTTGAAGCTGTTGTCAACGAGATAGGAGCAGATAAAGTTGGAATTAGATTATCTCCATTTGAATCCGGAGATTCTAATCCAAAGGAATTGGGACTCTATCTAGTCAATTCCTTGAACAAATATGGAATCCTGTACTGCCACATGTTTGAGCCAGGAATGAAGACAGTTGGGGAAAAAATTGAATGTCCCCACAGTCTTGTACCCATGAGAAAGGCTTTTAATGGTACCTTCATTGCTGGTGGTGGTTTTGACAGGGAAGATGGGAACAATGCTGTGGCTGAGAGCAGTGCAGATCTTATTGCTTTTGGTCGTTGGTTCTTGGCTAATCCAGATTTGCCAAAGAGATTTGAGCTTAATGCTCCTCTAAATAAGTACAACATAGATACATTCTGCATATCTGATCCGGTTCTTGGTTACACTGATTATCCATTTCTTGACAGCACTACTTGA
- the LOC112176301 gene encoding 12-oxophytodienoate reductase 2 isoform X2 has protein sequence MANQAPTLPLLTPYKMGKFDLSHRVVLAPLTRQRSYGYVPQPPAILYYSQRASKGGLLITEATGVSDTAQGYPDTPGIWTKEQVEAWKPIVNAVHAKGGIFFCQIVHVGRVSNTGFQPNGQVPISSTDKPLTPQVRSNGIDVAQFTPPRRLRTDEIPQIVNDFRLAARNAMEAGFDGVEIHGAHGYLIDQFLKDQVNDRTDQYGGSLEKRCRFALDIVEAVVNEIGADKVGIRLSPFADYMESGDSNPKELGLYLVNSLNKYRILYCHMVEPRMKTLGEKSECPQSLVPMRKAFNGTFIAAGGFDRKDGNNAVAEGRADLIAFGRWFLANPDLPKRFELNAPLNKYNRDTFYISDPVLGYTDYPFLDSTA, from the exons ATGGCTAACCAAGCTCCCACACTTCCTCTTCTTACTCCTTACAAAATGGGAAAGTTTGATCTTTCTCACAG AGTTGTTTTAGCGCCATTGACTAGACAGAGATCATATGGATATGTTCCCCAGCCACCTGCCATCTTATATTACTCTCAGAGAGCATCCAAAGGGGGTCTTCTCATAACTGAAGCCACTGGAGTTTCTGACACAGCACAAGG GTATCCAGATACTCCTGGTATATGGACAAAGGAGCAAGTTGAAGCATGGAAACCCATTGTCAATGCTGTACATGCTAAAGGGGGTATCTTCTTCTGTCAGATTGTGCATGTGGGGAGGGTTTCAAATACTG GCTTTCAGCCAAATGGGCAGGTTCCCATCTCTTCTACTGACAAGCCCCTAACCCCCCAAGTACGATCTAATGGCATTGATGTTGCGCAATTCACACCTCCAAGACGATTAAGGACAGATGAAATTCCTCAAATTGTCAATGATTTTAGACTTGCTGCAAGGAATGCTATGGAAGCTG GCTTTGATGGGGTTGAAATTCATGGCGCCCATGGCTACCTTATCGATCAGTTTTTAAAAGATCAAGTAAATGATCGAACAGACCAATATGGTGGATCTCTAGAAAAGCGTTGCCGATTTGCACTAGACATTGTTGAAGCTGTTGTCAATGAGATAGGAGCAGATAAAGTTGGAATTAGATTATCTCCATTTGCTGACTATATGGAATCCGGAGATTCTAATCCAAAAGAATTGGGCCTTTATCTAGTCAATTCCTTGAACAAATATCGAATCCTGTACTGCCACATGGTTGAGCCAAGAATGAAGACACTTGGAGAAAAAAGTGAATGTCCCCAGAGTCTCGTACCCATGAGAAAGGCTTTCAATGGTACCTTCATTGCTGCTGGTGGTTTTGACAGGAAAGATGGGAACAATGCTGTGGCTGAGGGCCGTGCAGATCTTATCGCTTTTGGTCGTTGGTTCTTGGCTAATCCAGATTTGCCAAAGAGATTTGAGCTTAATGCTCCTCTAAATAAGTACAACAGAGATACATTCTACATATCTGATCCGGTTCTTGGTTACACTGATTATCCATTTCTTGACAGCACTGCTTGA
- the LOC112176301 gene encoding 12-oxophytodienoate reductase 2 isoform X8, whose protein sequence is MTRQRSYGNVPQPHAILYYSQRTSKGGLLIAEATGVSDTAQGYPDTPGIWTKEQVEAWKPIVNAVHAKGGIFFCQIWHVGRVSNTGFQPNGQAPISSTDKPITPQANGVDVAQFTPPRRLRTDEIPQIVNDFRLAARNAMEAGFDGVEIHGAQGYLIDQFLKDQVNDRTDQYGGSLEKRCRFALDIVEAVVNEIGADKVGIRLSPFESGDSNPKELGLYLVNSLNKYGILYCHMFEPGMKTVGEKIECPHSLVPMRKAFNGTFIAGGGFDREDGNNAVAESSADLIAFGRWFLANPDLPKRFELNAPLNKYNIDTFCISDPVLGYTDYPFLDSTT, encoded by the exons ATGACTAGACAGAGATCATATGGAAATGTTCCCCAGCCACATGCCATCTTATATTACTCTCAGAGAACATCTAAAGGAGGTCTTCTCATAGCTGAAGCCACTGGAGTTTCTGACACAGCACAAGG GTATCCAGATACTCCTGGTATATGGACAAAGGAGCAAGTTGAAGCATGGAAACCCATTGTCAATGCTGTACATGCTAAAGGGGGTATCTTCTTCTGTCAGATTTGGCATGTGGGGAGGGTTTCAAATACTG gCTTTCAGCCAAATGGGCAAGCTCCAATCTCTTCTACTGACAAGCCCATAACGCCCCAAGCTAATGGCGTTGATGTTGCCCAGTTCACCCCTCCTAGACGATTAAGGACAGATGAAATTCCTCAAATTGTCAATGATTTTAGACTTGCTGCAAGGAATGCTATGGAAGCTG GCTTTGATGGGGTTGAAATTCATGGCGCCCAAGGCTACCTTATCGATCAATTTTTAAAAGATCAAGTAAATGATCGAACAGACCAATATGGTGGATCTCTAGAAAAACGTTGCCGATTTGCACTAGACATTGTTGAAGCTGTTGTCAACGAGATAGGAGCAGATAAAGTTGGAATTAGATTATCTCCATTTGAATCCGGAGATTCTAATCCAAAGGAATTGGGACTCTATCTAGTCAATTCCTTGAACAAATATGGAATCCTGTACTGCCACATGTTTGAGCCAGGAATGAAGACAGTTGGGGAAAAAATTGAATGTCCCCACAGTCTTGTACCCATGAGAAAGGCTTTTAATGGTACCTTCATTGCTGGTGGTGGTTTTGACAGGGAAGATGGGAACAATGCTGTGGCTGAGAGCAGTGCAGATCTTATTGCTTTTGGTCGTTGGTTCTTGGCTAATCCAGATTTGCCAAAGAGATTTGAGCTTAATGCTCCTCTAAATAAGTACAACATAGATACATTCTGCATATCTGATCCGGTTCTTGGTTACACTGATTATCCATTTCTTGACAGCACTACTTGA
- the LOC112176301 gene encoding 12-oxophytodienoate reductase 2 isoform X4: MANQTPTLPLLTPYKLGKFDLSHRVVLAPLTRQRSYGYVPQPPAILYYSQRASKGGLLITEATGVSDTAQGYPDTPGIWTKEQVEAWKPIVNAVHAKGGIFFCQIVHVGRVSNTGFQPNGQVPISSTDKPLTPQVRSNGIDVAQFTPPRRLRTDEIPQIVNDFRLAARNAMEAGFDGVEIHGAHGYLIDQFLKDQVNDRTDQYGGSLEKRCRFALDIVEAVVNEIGADKVGIRLSPFADYMESGDSNPKELGLYLVNSLNKYRILYCHMVEPRMKTLGEKSECPQSLVPMRKAFNGTFIAAGGFDRKDGNNAVAEGRADLIAFGRWFLANPDLPKRFELNAPLNKYNRDTFYISDPVLGYTDYPFLDSTA; the protein is encoded by the exons ATGGCTAACCAAACTCCCACACTTCCTCTTCTTACTCCTTACAAGTTGGGAAAGTTTGATCTTTCTCACAG AGTTGTTTTAGCGCCATTGACTAGACAGAGATCATATGGATATGTTCCCCAGCCACCTGCCATCTTATATTACTCTCAGAGAGCATCCAAAGGGGGTCTTCTCATAACTGAAGCCACTGGAGTTTCTGACACAGCACAAGG GTATCCAGATACTCCTGGTATATGGACAAAGGAGCAAGTTGAAGCATGGAAACCCATTGTCAATGCTGTACATGCTAAAGGGGGTATCTTCTTCTGTCAGATTGTGCATGTGGGGAGGGTTTCAAATACTG GCTTTCAGCCAAATGGGCAGGTTCCCATCTCTTCTACTGACAAGCCCCTAACCCCCCAAGTACGATCTAATGGCATTGATGTTGCGCAATTCACACCTCCAAGACGATTAAGGACAGATGAAATTCCTCAAATTGTCAATGATTTTAGACTTGCTGCAAGGAATGCTATGGAAGCTG GCTTTGATGGGGTTGAAATTCATGGCGCCCATGGCTACCTTATCGATCAGTTTTTAAAAGATCAAGTAAATGATCGAACAGACCAATATGGTGGATCTCTAGAAAAGCGTTGCCGATTTGCACTAGACATTGTTGAAGCTGTTGTCAATGAGATAGGAGCAGATAAAGTTGGAATTAGATTATCTCCATTTGCTGACTATATGGAATCCGGAGATTCTAATCCAAAAGAATTGGGCCTTTATCTAGTCAATTCCTTGAACAAATATCGAATCCTGTACTGCCACATGGTTGAGCCAAGAATGAAGACACTTGGAGAAAAAAGTGAATGTCCCCAGAGTCTCGTACCCATGAGAAAGGCTTTCAATGGTACCTTCATTGCTGCTGGTGGTTTTGACAGGAAAGATGGGAACAATGCTGTGGCTGAGGGCCGTGCAGATCTTATCGCTTTTGGTCGTTGGTTCTTGGCTAATCCAGATTTGCCAAAGAGATTTGAGCTTAATGCTCCTCTAAATAAGTACAACAGAGATACATTCTACATATCTGATCCGGTTCTTGGTTACACTGATTATCCATTTCTTGACAGCACTGCTTGA
- the LOC112176301 gene encoding 12-oxophytodienoate reductase 2 isoform X5: MANQAPTLPLLTPYKMGKFDLSHRVVLAPLTRQRSYGYVPQPPAILYYSQRASKGGLLITEATGVSDTAQGYPDTPGIWTKEQVEAWKPIVNAVHAKGGIFFCQIVHVGRVSNTGFQPNGQVPISSTDKPLTPQVRSNGIDVAQFTPPRRLRTDEIPQIVNDFRLAARNAMEAGFDGVEIHGAHGYLIDQFLKDQVNDRTDQYGGSLEKRCRFALDIVEAVVNEIGADKVGIRLSPFADYMESGDSNPKELGLYLVNSLNKYRILYCHMVEPRMKTLGEKSECPQSLVPMRKAFNGTFIAAGGFDRKDGNNAVAEGRADLIAFGRWFLANPDLPKRFELNAPLNKYNRDTFYISDPVLGYTDYPFLDSTA; encoded by the exons AGTTGTTTTAGCGCCATTGACTAGACAGAGATCATATGGATATGTTCCCCAGCCACCTGCCATCTTATATTACTCTCAGAGAGCATCCAAAGGGGGTCTTCTCATAACTGAAGCCACTGGAGTTTCTGACACAGCACAAGG GTATCCAGATACTCCTGGTATATGGACAAAGGAGCAAGTTGAAGCATGGAAACCCATTGTCAATGCTGTACATGCTAAAGGGGGTATCTTCTTCTGTCAGATTGTGCATGTGGGGAGGGTTTCAAATACTG GCTTTCAGCCAAATGGGCAGGTTCCCATCTCTTCTACTGACAAGCCCCTAACCCCCCAAGTACGATCTAATGGCATTGATGTTGCGCAATTCACACCTCCAAGACGATTAAGGACAGATGAAATTCCTCAAATTGTCAATGATTTTAGACTTGCTGCAAGGAATGCTATGGAAGCTG GCTTTGATGGGGTTGAAATTCATGGCGCCCATGGCTACCTTATCGATCAGTTTTTAAAAGATCAAGTAAATGATCGAACAGACCAATATGGTGGATCTCTAGAAAAGCGTTGCCGATTTGCACTAGACATTGTTGAAGCTGTTGTCAATGAGATAGGAGCAGATAAAGTTGGAATTAGATTATCTCCATTTGCTGACTATATGGAATCCGGAGATTCTAATCCAAAAGAATTGGGCCTTTATCTAGTCAATTCCTTGAACAAATATCGAATCCTGTACTGCCACATGGTTGAGCCAAGAATGAAGACACTTGGAGAAAAAAGTGAATGTCCCCAGAGTCTCGTACCCATGAGAAAGGCTTTCAATGGTACCTTCATTGCTGCTGGTGGTTTTGACAGGAAAGATGGGAACAATGCTGTGGCTGAGGGCCGTGCAGATCTTATCGCTTTTGGTCGTTGGTTCTTGGCTAATCCAGATTTGCCAAAGAGATTTGAGCTTAATGCTCCTCTAAATAAGTACAACAGAGATACATTCTACATATCTGATCCGGTTCTTGGTTACACTGATTATCCATTTCTTGACAGCACTGCTTGA
- the LOC112176301 gene encoding 12-oxophytodienoate reductase 2 isoform X3, giving the protein MANQAPTLPLLTLYKMGKFDLSHRVVLAPLTRQRSYGNVPQPHAILYYSQRTSKGGLLITEATGVSDTAQGYPDTPGIWTKEQVEAWKPIVNAVHAKGGIFFCQIVHVGRVSNTGFQPNGQVPISSTDKPLTPQVRSNGIDVAQFTPPRRLRTDEIPQIVNDFRLAARNAMEAGFDGVEIHGAHGYLIDQFLKDQVNDRTDQYGGSLEKRCRFALDIVEAVVNEIGADKVGIRLSPFADYMESGDSNPKELGLYLVNSLNKYRILYCHMVEPRMKTLGEKSECPQSLVPMRKAFNGTFIAAGGFDRKDGNNAVAEGRADLIAFGRWFLANPDLPKRFELNAPLNKYNRDTFYISDPVLGYTDYPFLDSTA; this is encoded by the exons ATGGCTAACCAAGCTCCCACACTTCCTCTTCTTACTCTTTACAAAATGGGAAAGTTTGATCTTTCTCACAG AGTTGTTTTAGCGCCATTGACTAGACAGCGATCATATGGAAATGTTCCCCAGCCACATGCGATCTTATATTACTCTCAGAGAACATCTAAAGGAGGTCTTCTCATAACTGAAGCCACTGGAGTTTCTGACACAGCACAAGG GTATCCAGATACTCCTGGTATATGGACAAAGGAGCAAGTTGAAGCATGGAAACCCATTGTCAATGCTGTACATGCTAAAGGGGGTATCTTCTTCTGTCAGATTGTGCATGTGGGGAGGGTTTCAAATACTG GCTTTCAGCCAAATGGGCAGGTTCCCATCTCTTCTACTGACAAGCCCCTAACCCCCCAAGTACGATCTAATGGCATTGATGTTGCGCAATTCACACCTCCAAGACGATTAAGGACAGATGAAATTCCTCAAATTGTCAATGATTTTAGACTTGCTGCAAGGAATGCTATGGAAGCTG GCTTTGATGGGGTTGAAATTCATGGCGCCCATGGCTACCTTATCGATCAGTTTTTAAAAGATCAAGTAAATGATCGAACAGACCAATATGGTGGATCTCTAGAAAAGCGTTGCCGATTTGCACTAGACATTGTTGAAGCTGTTGTCAATGAGATAGGAGCAGATAAAGTTGGAATTAGATTATCTCCATTTGCTGACTATATGGAATCCGGAGATTCTAATCCAAAAGAATTGGGCCTTTATCTAGTCAATTCCTTGAACAAATATCGAATCCTGTACTGCCACATGGTTGAGCCAAGAATGAAGACACTTGGAGAAAAAAGTGAATGTCCCCAGAGTCTCGTACCCATGAGAAAGGCTTTCAATGGTACCTTCATTGCTGCTGGTGGTTTTGACAGGAAAGATGGGAACAATGCTGTGGCTGAGGGCCGTGCAGATCTTATCGCTTTTGGTCGTTGGTTCTTGGCTAATCCAGATTTGCCAAAGAGATTTGAGCTTAATGCTCCTCTAAATAAGTACAACAGAGATACATTCTACATATCTGATCCGGTTCTTGGTTACACTGATTATCCATTTCTTGACAGCACTGCTTGA
- the LOC112176301 gene encoding 12-oxophytodienoate reductase 2 isoform X7 has protein sequence MVHLWGVKPEGVVLAPLTRQRSYGNVPQPHAILYYSQRTSKGGLLITEATGVSDTAQGYPDTPGIWTKEQVEAWKPIVNAVHAKGGIFFCQIVHVGRVSNTGFQPNGQVPISSTDKPLTPQVRSNGIDVAQFTPPRRLRTDEIPQIVNDFRLAARNAMEAGFDGVEIHGAHGYLIDQFLKDQVNDRTDQYGGSLEKRCRFALDIVEAVVNEIGADKVGIRLSPFADYMESGDSNPKELGLYLVNSLNKYRILYCHMVEPRMKTLGEKSECPQSLVPMRKAFNGTFIAAGGFDRKDGNNAVAEGRADLIAFGRWFLANPDLPKRFELNAPLNKYNRDTFYISDPVLGYTDYPFLDSTA, from the exons ATGGTACATTTGTGGGGAGTGAAGCCAGAAGG AGTTGTTTTAGCGCCATTGACTAGACAGCGATCATATGGAAATGTTCCCCAGCCACATGCGATCTTATATTACTCTCAGAGAACATCTAAAGGAGGTCTTCTCATAACTGAAGCCACTGGAGTTTCTGACACAGCACAAGG GTATCCAGATACTCCTGGTATATGGACAAAGGAGCAAGTTGAAGCATGGAAACCCATTGTCAATGCTGTACATGCTAAAGGGGGTATCTTCTTCTGTCAGATTGTGCATGTGGGGAGGGTTTCAAATACTG GCTTTCAGCCAAATGGGCAGGTTCCCATCTCTTCTACTGACAAGCCCCTAACCCCCCAAGTACGATCTAATGGCATTGATGTTGCGCAATTCACACCTCCAAGACGATTAAGGACAGATGAAATTCCTCAAATTGTCAATGATTTTAGACTTGCTGCAAGGAATGCTATGGAAGCTG GCTTTGATGGGGTTGAAATTCATGGCGCCCATGGCTACCTTATCGATCAGTTTTTAAAAGATCAAGTAAATGATCGAACAGACCAATATGGTGGATCTCTAGAAAAGCGTTGCCGATTTGCACTAGACATTGTTGAAGCTGTTGTCAATGAGATAGGAGCAGATAAAGTTGGAATTAGATTATCTCCATTTGCTGACTATATGGAATCCGGAGATTCTAATCCAAAAGAATTGGGCCTTTATCTAGTCAATTCCTTGAACAAATATCGAATCCTGTACTGCCACATGGTTGAGCCAAGAATGAAGACACTTGGAGAAAAAAGTGAATGTCCCCAGAGTCTCGTACCCATGAGAAAGGCTTTCAATGGTACCTTCATTGCTGCTGGTGGTTTTGACAGGAAAGATGGGAACAATGCTGTGGCTGAGGGCCGTGCAGATCTTATCGCTTTTGGTCGTTGGTTCTTGGCTAATCCAGATTTGCCAAAGAGATTTGAGCTTAATGCTCCTCTAAATAAGTACAACAGAGATACATTCTACATATCTGATCCGGTTCTTGGTTACACTGATTATCCATTTCTTGACAGCACTGCTTGA